The Flammeovirgaceae bacterium genome contains a region encoding:
- a CDS encoding transposase — MLRDTYMGNSFSVSLKKVWAISMTAQNFFQCKPCLFAEVSNRSHAGKAIAKLKTLIYNYNLSKFPATYPSNILKEFNAGKNIPDIARDHGISKTTIYNWKAKYGGMEMSELKRVKELEEENRKLKQMYADLALDNKMLKDVLGKKY; from the coding sequence ATGCTGCGTGATACCTACATGGGAAACTCTTTTTCTGTTTCCCTAAAAAAAGTATGGGCCATCAGTATGACAGCCCAAAACTTTTTTCAGTGCAAACCCTGCTTGTTCGCTGAGGTTTCCAATCGCAGCCACGCAGGTAAAGCTATTGCAAAACTCAAAACCTTAATCTATAATTACAACCTGTCAAAATTCCCAGCCACTTACCCCAGCAACATTCTCAAGGAGTTTAATGCTGGCAAAAACATCCCGGATATTGCCCGCGATCACGGGATTTCGAAAACCACCATTTACAACTGGAAGGCAAAATACGGAGGCATGGAGATGAGCGAACTCAAGCGGGTTAAGGAGCTTGAGGAAGAAAACCGGAAACTCAAGCAGATGTATGCCGACCTGGCCCTGGACAACAAGATGCTTAAAGATGTTTTGGGAAAAAAGTATTAA
- the surE gene encoding 5'/3'-nucleotidase SurE, with the protein MKRPLILVSNDDGITSKGIRTLVQLMKKLGDVLVVAPDSPQSGMGHAITVGETLRLEENFIFDGVKAFECSGTPADCVKMARHYVLRDKIQPDVVVSGINHGSNTSISVLYSGTMSAAIEGAIEGTPAIGFSLCDYSHDADFSHTEEPVLRITEQVLRKGLPKGVALNVNFPPKRNENLKGIRICRQANAKWVEEFDERFDPNGRRYFWMAGNFVNFDKGEDNDEWAIANNYVSVVPCQFDLTAHAAIAVLNEEWDILR; encoded by the coding sequence ATGAAAAGACCCCTTATTCTGGTTTCAAATGATGATGGAATTACCTCAAAAGGGATTCGTACGCTGGTTCAGCTGATGAAAAAGCTTGGCGATGTGCTGGTAGTAGCACCCGACAGCCCACAGTCGGGAATGGGGCACGCCATTACCGTTGGTGAGACCCTGCGGCTGGAGGAAAATTTTATTTTTGATGGAGTGAAGGCGTTTGAGTGTTCAGGTACACCGGCTGATTGTGTAAAAATGGCCAGGCATTATGTGTTGAGAGATAAGATACAGCCTGATGTAGTGGTAAGCGGCATTAATCATGGAAGTAATACTTCGATAAGTGTTCTGTATTCCGGCACCATGTCAGCAGCAATTGAAGGCGCTATCGAGGGTACACCGGCTATCGGTTTTTCGTTGTGCGACTACTCCCATGATGCTGATTTCTCGCACACTGAAGAACCTGTATTGCGGATAACGGAGCAGGTACTACGCAAAGGGTTGCCCAAAGGCGTTGCGCTCAATGTCAATTTTCCTCCAAAACGCAATGAAAACCTTAAAGGCATTCGCATCTGCCGGCAGGCAAATGCCAAGTGGGTGGAAGAATTTGATGAACGCTTCGACCCAAACGGCAGGCGCTATTTTTGGATGGCCGGTAATTTTGTAAATTTTGATAAGGGAGAAGATAATGATGAGTGGGCTATTGCAAACAATTATGTTTCGGTGGTTCCATGTCAATTTGATCTAACAGCTCATGCGGCTATAGCGGTGTTAAATGAGGAGTGGGATATCCTAAGGTAA
- a CDS encoding bifunctional 3,4-dihydroxy-2-butanone-4-phosphate synthase/GTP cyclohydrolase II encodes MQTDFKLNTIEEAIDDIKNGKVIIVVDDEDRENEGDFICAAECITPEIVNFMATHGRGLICASLIEDRCDELKLDLMVGQNTAAFETPFTVSVDLIGHGCTTGISAHDRFKTIRALVDPETKPEDLGRPGHIFPLRAKRGGVLRRAGHTEAAIDFARLAGFKPAGVLVEILKDDGTMARLPDLKKVAERFNLKLVSIKDLIEYRIKAESLIEREVDVDMPTEYGHFKLIAYKQTSTQETHLALVKGSWKKDEPVLVRVHSSCVTGDIFGSCRCDCGSQLHAAMQMVEREGKGVVLYMKQEGRGIGLLNKLKAYKLQENGMDTVEANLQLGFDMDERDYGVGAQILRDLGVTKIRLLTNNPKKRVGLMGYGLEIVENIPIEIAPNPHNERYLKTKRDRLGHTILKG; translated from the coding sequence ATGCAGACTGATTTTAAACTGAATACAATTGAGGAGGCCATTGACGATATCAAGAATGGTAAGGTAATTATTGTTGTGGATGATGAAGACCGCGAAAATGAAGGCGATTTTATCTGCGCGGCCGAGTGCATCACTCCGGAGATTGTAAACTTTATGGCTACCCATGGCCGCGGGCTTATTTGTGCCTCGTTAATTGAAGATCGGTGCGATGAATTGAAACTGGATTTAATGGTAGGGCAGAATACCGCAGCATTTGAAACCCCATTTACCGTTTCGGTTGATTTGATCGGTCATGGATGCACTACCGGTATTTCAGCACACGACCGTTTTAAAACGATACGTGCCCTTGTGGATCCGGAAACCAAACCGGAAGATCTGGGGCGGCCAGGTCATATTTTTCCGTTACGGGCTAAGCGTGGCGGTGTACTGCGCAGGGCCGGGCATACCGAAGCCGCTATTGACTTCGCGAGACTGGCTGGTTTTAAGCCGGCAGGGGTGCTGGTAGAAATATTGAAAGATGACGGCACCATGGCGCGTCTTCCTGACCTTAAGAAAGTTGCTGAACGATTTAACCTGAAATTAGTTTCCATTAAAGATTTAATTGAGTATCGTATCAAAGCCGAGTCGCTGATTGAACGCGAAGTGGATGTGGACATGCCCACGGAGTACGGTCATTTTAAACTGATTGCCTATAAACAAACCAGTACACAGGAAACCCACCTGGCCCTGGTAAAAGGAAGTTGGAAAAAAGATGAGCCGGTGCTGGTGCGTGTGCACTCCTCGTGTGTTACCGGTGATATTTTCGGTTCGTGCCGGTGCGACTGTGGCTCACAGCTTCACGCGGCAATGCAAATGGTTGAACGCGAAGGCAAAGGCGTGGTGCTCTATATGAAACAAGAAGGCAGAGGCATTGGCCTGTTAAATAAACTGAAAGCCTATAAGCTGCAAGAAAATGGCATGGATACAGTAGAAGCGAACCTTCAACTGGGCTTTGATATGGATGAGCGCGATTATGGCGTTGGTGCACAGATACTTCGCGACCTGGGGGTAACCAAAATCCGACTGTTAACCAACAACCCTAAAAAGCGGGTAGGCCTGATGGGCTATGGCCTGGAAATTGTTGAGAATATTCCGATTGAAATTGCTCCCAACCCGCATAACGAGAGGTATCTCAAAACCAAGCGTGACCGGCTGGGGCATACTATATTAAAGGGGTGA